The genomic segment TGGGGAGTACGCCGGTCCAGCGTTTAAAGGCGCGGCGCAGGTTGCGGCTGTCGTGAAAGTGCAGGCGTGCCGCGATATCCTCGATATCCAGTCGCTGCCGGGTAAGCCACTCAATGGCTAATTCTTTGCGCACACTGTCGTAGCGTTGCTGAAAGTGGGTGCGGTGTTTTTTAAGCTTGCGCTTTAACGTGGCGGGGCTGATTTGCAGTGTCTCGGCAACTGATTCAAGGCTGACGTGCCCCGGAATGCCGGCGCGAATCAGCCCGTCAATATGGGCAATAAACCCGGCGTTCGGGGCGTCTGCATACTGCGCCTGACACTGGCGTTTGGCAATAATGACGGCGCTATTGGTGCCCACGGCGCTGGCTGCAGTGGCCCAGGTGCGGGGCAATCTCATGGCGCTGATGTGCTGGCGCCCGCGCACACGGCAACCCCAGTTAACTTGGTAGTGCTCGAGGTTGCTGAGCTCGCCCGGTAAAAAATAATCCCACGGCAAGGTCTTTTGATGCAGCTGGCGGCCCAGGGCGGTCACGGCGGTCATCATCATGTCGGTTAAAAAGCCGCTGTGTTCGTTCACTTCGCAGCTGTCGTGCCAGTATAGATAAAGAAACTCG from the Gilvimarinus sp. DA14 genome contains:
- a CDS encoding AraC family transcriptional regulator, with the protein product MSWYENDTAVIAAHEFPAVLIDLACSRGLDPDRLLRGTGIFMDDFLSGNLHIKPSQGFALIRNVRQQLPGKDAAFLAGHRLFPGNFGPAGTALTQAPHLLDALQTLETYSARLSPLLHPRLSLDAEFLYLYWHDSCEVNEHSGFLTDMMMTAVTALGRQLHQKTLPWDYFLPGELSNLEHYQVNWGCRVRGRQHISAMRLPRTWATAASAVGTNSAVIIAKRQCQAQYADAPNAGFIAHIDGLIRAGIPGHVSLESVAETLQISPATLKRKLKKHRTHFQQRYDSVRKELAIEWLTRQRLDIEDIAARLHFHDSRNLRRAFKRWTGVLPSALSASL